AGTGATTACACTTTTGACAGCATACGGAGAAACTCAACATCTGAAAAATCGACTGGCGTCATGAAATTTGACCGCACCACAGAACCGACAGCCGGCTGCATAAATTGATATAGATCAACCGTGGCACTTCAATGTGGCGTATGTTGAAAAATCAAAATCCGCTAATCAGTACCGGAGATTCTCCATGTTCTGGTTTCGCCATCGTCAACCAACGTTCATACGCCTCGCCGTCGTGCTGTGGGTGTTAGCGTTTGGTCTGGCAGCGACCCAGGGATGTCTGGTACAGCCCAGCCACAATCCGGCTACAACTCATGTCTCGCTGAACACCGCGCAAGATTACGATAGCCACGACGCCCATGCCCTCGGTTGCCTTAAGCACTGCGCCGATGCGGCAATAGCCGTAAGTCCTTCGCTCCATCTTCAAATATTTGACCTGTTCAGTTGGACGTTTCTGCTCCTTATCCCAGCGTTGCTGATTTTGTATCCCGCCAATCCCTCCGCTTTTGCCTTTCATGCATTACGGCGCCCTCTACCGGCCAGACCTCCTTCCCGCCTGATTTTCGTCCGTTTCAACGATTAATCCGATCTTCTGCGCGCCAATTCTCGGCGCCCTGTCTGACTGCGCCAACCTGGCGCGGCTTGGTATTACCTGAGTTGTCCTAACCCTTTGGAGATTGCCATGCATACCACATTGAAATTTATCCTCGCCGCCCTGCTCGTGAGCAGCCCACTCATCGTCTCGGCAGTCGATGAGCATCACCCGGAGGGGCAGACCGCGCCCGCCAAGACAAGCGAAGCAGCTACGCCGATGCAAAACAATGTCATGACCGAGCAAATGCAAAAAATGCAGGCTGCACACGACAAGGCAGCCGCAGCCAAGACCCCAGCCGAGCGGCACGCCGCCATGCAGGAGAGCATGAAGACGATGAAGGACAGCATGGCCGTGATGCATAACAACTGTCATGGCAAGGGCATGGGCATGGGCATGGGCATGGACGGCAACGAAGACGGCATGGACATGGGAATGATGAACATGATGATGAAAATGATGGATCAGCAAACGAGCATGATGAACATGCCGATGAGCAAGTGACGCGCACAAGCCTGTAGGCAATGCAGCGACGGTTTTACTTTAGCCAATATGCCAAGGGTAAAACTGCCGCCCGTTGCACCTTTACGACGTATCACTAAACAGCACTCCCTCAGGAGTACAGAACCATGATGAATTCACCACATTCTGCTAACACCGCTCCAACATTTTGGAGGAGCAAACCCGGCATAGCGCTGGGCATGCTGCTGGTGATCGTGCTGTTCTATCTAGCAAGAGAACACTACGGCCATATGCTGGGCTTACTGCCTTACATGATTTTGCTGTTGTGCCCGCTGATGCATTTTTTCGGGCACCACCACGGTGGTCACAGTCATCACGGCGAAACCTCAGTCTCAACCAAAGATGCGAACAGGAGTTAGGTCATGCACACCCCTGAGGTTCGTCAAGAGCACGGCCCAATACAGAACTCAGAATCTCAACCCACCGGCTCCCATGACCCGGTATGTGGCATGACCGTCAGTAACGACAGCCAGTTCAGTACGGAATATGAGGGGCAAAACTACCGGTTCTGCAGCCAGAAATGCCAAACGACATTCAGGGCAGCGCCCGAGCGTTATCGAATATCTCAACTGAAAATCGAACAAATCCCCCAGACAACAGCAGAACCCTTAACGGGTGCCGCTGAATACACATGTCCCATGCATCCGGAAATTCGCCAGATCGGCCCCGGCGTCTGCCCTAAGTGCGGTATGACCTTAGAGGCGGTGATTCCCGACTTAGAGGAGGATGAGAATCCCGAACTTAAGGACTTCACCCGGCGCTTCTGGTGGACATTGCCACTGACAGTGATCGTCACCGTGCTGGCTATGGGTGGCCATGCCCTGGTGCTGTTCCATGGCACCACGCAAAATTGGGTCGAGCTGGGATTGGCTACACCCGTCGTGCTGTGGGCTGGCTGGCCGTTTTATGTGCGTGGTGTGCGTTCGGTGATTCAGCGAAGTCCGAACATGTGGACGCTAATCGGCCTCGGCACGGCGGCGGCCTTCCTTTACAGCGTCGTGGCCACCCTGACCCCCGATGTATTCCCCAGCAACTTCATGATGGAGGGCCGCATTGGTGTGTATTTCGAAGCGGCGGCTGTGATCATCTCACTGACCCTTCTCGGCCAGATGCTTGAACTCAAGGCTCGCTCGCAAACCTCGGCTGCCATCAAGTCGCTGCTTGGACTGGCACCCAAAACTGCCCGACGGATCAATGCCGATGGCACGGAAGAAGACATCCCTCTGACACACGTACACAGCGGCGACACGTTACGTGTGCGACCGGGCGAAAAAGTGCCTGTCGACGGTCAGGTGTTGCAAGGCGAAAGCGCTGTAGATGAGTCGATGCTCACCGGCGAACCGATACCGATCATGAAGAGAGCCGGCGACGCGCTGATTGGCGCCACTCTCAACATTCACGGCAGTCTGGTGATGCAGGCGCAGAAGATAGGGTCGGCGACCCTGCTCGCACAGATTGTGCAGATGGTTGTGCAGGCACAACGCTCAAAAGCGCCGATGCAACGGCTGGCAGATGTGATTGCCAGTTACTTCGTGATCGTTGTGATTGCTATCGCCGCGCTAACTCTACTCGGCTGGGGGCTGTGGGGGCCCGAGCCAAGTTGGGTGTTTGGACTGATCAACGCTGTCGCGGTCATGATCATTGCCTGTCCCTGTGCCCTTGGCCTAGCGACACCGATGTCAGTCATGGTTGCCACCGGCAAGGCTGCTGGCAGCGGCGTATTGTTTCGCGATGCCGCCGCCATCGAAAACCTGCGCAAGATAGACATCTTGATAGTCGACAAAACTGGCACCCTCACTGAAGGTCGACCAGCGTTCCATAGCGTCGAGGCCGTACCCGGATTTACTCAGGATGAAGTGTTGCGCCTGGCCGCAAGTCTCGATCAGGGCAGTGAGCATCCATTGGCCCACGCCATCGTCGAGCAGGCTCGTGCCGCAGGGCTAAAACTGGTGACACCTGAAACCTTCGAGTCAGCCTCAGGTATTGGTGTAAGCGGGCAGGTCGAGGGTCGCCGCCTGATGCTAGGCAATACCGCGTTGATGCAGGAGGCCGGCGTTTCCACAGAGAGCTTGCAAGAACATGCCGAGAAGCTACGCGGCGACGGTACGAGCATCATGTACCTGGCAGTCGATGGCGCCCTGGCGGGTTTGCTGGCTGTTGCCGACCCCATCAAACCCACCACGAAGCTGGCCGTCGAGCGTCTGCAGGCGGATGGCGTCAAGGTCATCATGGCCACTGGCGACGGCCTTACGACTGCTCGCTCGGTAGCTCGCCAGTTGGGCATCGAGGAGGTTCACGGCGAGGTCAAACCGCAAGATAAAGAGCGTCTGGTGGCATCTCTGCAACAAGCCGGACACCGGGTGGCGATGGCCGGCGACGGTATTAATGATGCCCCCGCACTGGCTCGCGCTGATGTAGGTATCGCCATGGGCACTGGCACTGACGTGGCAATGAACAGCGCTCAGGTCACCCTGGTCAAGGGGGATCTGCTCGGTATCCTGCGTGCTCGCAGCCTGTCAGTCGCAACGGTGAGAAATATGCACCAGAACCTGACCTTCGCCTTCCTTTACAACGCCATGGGTATCCCACTGGCTGCCGGCTTGTTCTTTCCACTTACCGGTCACCTTCTGTCACCGCTCATTGCCGCACTGGCCATGAGCGTGAGCTCGGCGTCGGTAGTATTCAACGCCTTGCGTCTGCGCCAGGCTTCCATTGATTGAGTGAAAACGACCGCTTGACCTTGCCATGGCAGCAAGGTTGAGGATAAGCCAACGCCGCAGAAAAGCCTCGTGCGTCAGTCTTTCCATGATCAATTTAGTTGTGAGGAGTCACCAATGAAAACTGTTGAACTGCAAGTCCAAGGCATGAGCTGTGGTTCGTGTGTCAAACATGTCACCGAAGCGCTGCGCCCACTTGAAGGAGTCAGTGACGTAACAGTGGATCTACAAGCCGGACGGGTGGAGGTCAGCGGCGATTCGGACAGTCAAGCGCTGCTTGCGGCCCTGGAGAACGCGGGCTATCCAGCACAGCTGGCGACAGTGGAAAGCGTAGCGAGTAAGAAAACCTCGGGCTGTGGCGGGAACGGCGGCGGTTGCTGCTGCCGGTAAGCATTATTTATAAACAGGAGAACTCCCATTAATGCCAGTCTGCGAATTGCTGCGTTCACGACACTACTCATGACCGGAGCGGCACAAGCCGCTGAAGTCATCGACGTTTACCGCGATCCTAACTGCGGCTGCTGCAAGGCAAACCATCTCCGCTCTATCGCTACCATCATGACGCTTTAGTCAAATGCTTGAAACGTCGTCATCAAAGGTCATCCTGCTCTTCCCGAATGTCGACTTCGCCCATCGCTCCTAGGTAAATCTTGCGACAAGGAAGCTTGGTGATGAGCCCGTTTTCGAAAAGCACCCTGGGAATATCCCCGAACAAGCTCGACACTTCCCATTTCTCTGTGAGCGGCTTCATTGCCTCTGCTATGAATGAATCGAGGTCGAAGTCCTGTGTTGCAACAAAGGGCCCAGCGCGGTCGTAACTCTCAAAAATGCCCGAGGCAATGCAGATGACTTCGCCTGCCTTGACGATCATGACGCCACCTCGAAGCCATTCAGGAGGCTTCGCCAGTTGAAGAAGACCACGACTATTACTGCAACCCTCGCGGGGTGAAGTGGTGCATCCCCTGTGAAAGCCGCAGAAACTCACGCAGACTTGCACGTCCATTGCCCCTCTGGAACGTGGCGATGACGTACCTAGAGTTCACTGTGGTCAGCACCCAAAATCGGCCCTCGCGCTCCGCCTTAATGACGTCAGAAGTCCGGATCGCGTGACCGTCGCCGAACCGTCCATATTGGTCTT
The sequence above is drawn from the Pseudomonas quebecensis genome and encodes:
- a CDS encoding DUF2933 domain-containing protein, with protein sequence MMNSPHSANTAPTFWRSKPGIALGMLLVIVLFYLAREHYGHMLGLLPYMILLLCPLMHFFGHHHGGHSHHGETSVSTKDANRS
- a CDS encoding heavy metal translocating P-type ATPase, coding for MTVSNDSQFSTEYEGQNYRFCSQKCQTTFRAAPERYRISQLKIEQIPQTTAEPLTGAAEYTCPMHPEIRQIGPGVCPKCGMTLEAVIPDLEEDENPELKDFTRRFWWTLPLTVIVTVLAMGGHALVLFHGTTQNWVELGLATPVVLWAGWPFYVRGVRSVIQRSPNMWTLIGLGTAAAFLYSVVATLTPDVFPSNFMMEGRIGVYFEAAAVIISLTLLGQMLELKARSQTSAAIKSLLGLAPKTARRINADGTEEDIPLTHVHSGDTLRVRPGEKVPVDGQVLQGESAVDESMLTGEPIPIMKRAGDALIGATLNIHGSLVMQAQKIGSATLLAQIVQMVVQAQRSKAPMQRLADVIASYFVIVVIAIAALTLLGWGLWGPEPSWVFGLINAVAVMIIACPCALGLATPMSVMVATGKAAGSGVLFRDAAAIENLRKIDILIVDKTGTLTEGRPAFHSVEAVPGFTQDEVLRLAASLDQGSEHPLAHAIVEQARAAGLKLVTPETFESASGIGVSGQVEGRRLMLGNTALMQEAGVSTESLQEHAEKLRGDGTSIMYLAVDGALAGLLAVADPIKPTTKLAVERLQADGVKVIMATGDGLTTARSVARQLGIEEVHGEVKPQDKERLVASLQQAGHRVAMAGDGINDAPALARADVGIAMGTGTDVAMNSAQVTLVKGDLLGILRARSLSVATVRNMHQNLTFAFLYNAMGIPLAAGLFFPLTGHLLSPLIAALAMSVSSASVVFNALRLRQASID
- a CDS encoding heavy-metal-associated domain-containing protein, whose protein sequence is MKTVELQVQGMSCGSCVKHVTEALRPLEGVSDVTVDLQAGRVEVSGDSDSQALLAALENAGYPAQLATVESVASKKTSGCGGNGGGCCCR